In Streptomyces nodosus, one DNA window encodes the following:
- the aroH gene encoding chorismate mutase: MAVRAVRGAVQLERDEAGHMDEQVSALLTAVLERNGLSTDDLISIWFTATPDLHSDFPAAAARKLGIVDVPLICAQELDVEGAMPRVVRVLAHIESATPRADLVHVYLGAASALRKDIAQ, encoded by the coding sequence GTGGCGGTACGAGCGGTCCGCGGCGCCGTCCAGCTCGAACGGGACGAGGCCGGACATATGGACGAGCAGGTCAGCGCCCTGCTCACCGCCGTCCTGGAACGGAACGGCCTGAGCACCGACGATCTGATCAGCATCTGGTTCACCGCCACGCCCGATCTGCACAGCGACTTCCCCGCGGCTGCCGCCCGCAAGCTCGGGATCGTCGACGTACCGCTGATCTGCGCCCAGGAGCTGGACGTCGAGGGCGCGATGCCCCGGGTCGTCCGGGTCCTGGCCCATATCGAGTCCGCCACGCCGCGCGCCGACCTGGTGCATGTCTACCTCGGTGCCGCGTCCGCCCTCCGCAAGGACATCGCCCAGTGA
- a CDS encoding lysophospholipid acyltransferase family protein: MNDAPSARSAEVGRRIGVPLMYGLWRPRVLGAWKVPATGPAILAVNHSHNVDGPMVMGVAPRPTHFLIKKEAFVGPLDPFLRGIGQLKVDRTTADRTAVTRALGVLADGGVLGIFPEGTRGEGDFAALRAGLAYFAVRGRAPIVPVAVLGSSERRGRLIKGLPPLRSRIDVVFGDPFQADDGSGRRTRKALDEATARIQKQLAAHLENARRLTGR; the protein is encoded by the coding sequence ATGAACGATGCGCCGTCCGCCAGGAGCGCCGAGGTGGGGCGGCGCATCGGCGTCCCCCTGATGTACGGGCTGTGGAGGCCGCGCGTCCTGGGCGCCTGGAAGGTCCCCGCGACCGGTCCGGCGATCCTCGCGGTCAACCACTCCCACAACGTCGACGGCCCCATGGTCATGGGGGTGGCGCCCCGGCCCACCCACTTCCTGATCAAGAAAGAGGCCTTCGTCGGCCCGCTCGACCCGTTTCTGCGGGGGATCGGCCAGCTGAAGGTGGACCGCACGACCGCCGACCGCACGGCCGTCACCCGGGCGCTGGGCGTGCTCGCGGACGGGGGAGTCCTGGGTATCTTTCCCGAGGGCACCCGGGGCGAGGGAGACTTCGCCGCGCTGCGCGCCGGGCTCGCCTACTTCGCGGTCCGCGGCCGGGCGCCGATCGTGCCGGTCGCGGTGCTGGGAAGTTCCGAGCGGCGCGGTCGGTTGATCAAAGGGCTGCCTCCGCTGCGCAGCCGTATCGACGTCGTCTTCGGCGACCCGTTCCAGGCGGACGACGGCAGCGGGCGGCGGACGCGGAAGGCGCTGGACGAGGCCACCGCACGCATCCAGAAGCAGCTCGCCGCGCATCTGGAGAACGCCAGGCGTCTCACCGGACGCTAG
- the der gene encoding ribosome biogenesis GTPase Der, with translation MNDQIQPDGPAEPGHEHGALGDAEYAEFMELAAEEGFDLQDVEGAIEEAGHGPLPVLAVVGRPNVGKSTLVNRIIGRREAVVEDKPGVTRDRVTYEAEWAGRRFKVVDTGGWEQDVLGIDASVASQAEYAIEASDAVVFVVDAKVGATDTDEAVVRLLRKAGKPVVLCANKVDGQSGEADAAYLWNLGLGEPHPVSALHGRGTGDMLDAVLEALPEAPSQTFGSAIGGPRRIALIGRPNVGKSSLLNKVAGEERVVVNELAGTTRDPVDELIELGGKTWKFVDTAGIRKRVHLQQGADYYASLRTAAAVEKAEVAVVLIDASENISVQDQRIVTMAVEAGRALVLAYNKWDTLDEERRYYLEREIETELAQVAWAPRVNISASTGRHTEKLVPAIETALAGWETRVPTGRLNAFLGELVAAHPHPVRGGKQPRILFGTQAGTKPPRFVLFASGFIEAGYRRFIERRLREEFGFDGAPVHISVRVREKRGKKK, from the coding sequence ATGAACGACCAGATCCAGCCCGACGGCCCGGCCGAGCCCGGGCACGAGCACGGGGCGCTCGGCGACGCCGAGTACGCGGAGTTCATGGAGCTCGCCGCGGAGGAGGGTTTCGACCTCCAGGACGTCGAGGGCGCCATCGAGGAGGCCGGACACGGTCCGCTGCCCGTACTCGCCGTGGTCGGCCGCCCCAATGTCGGCAAGTCGACCCTGGTGAACCGGATCATCGGCCGCCGTGAGGCGGTCGTCGAGGACAAGCCCGGCGTCACCCGCGACCGTGTCACCTACGAGGCGGAGTGGGCTGGCCGCCGCTTCAAGGTCGTCGACACCGGCGGCTGGGAGCAGGACGTCCTCGGCATCGACGCCTCCGTGGCCTCCCAGGCCGAGTACGCGATCGAGGCGTCCGACGCGGTCGTCTTCGTCGTGGACGCCAAGGTCGGCGCGACCGACACCGACGAGGCCGTCGTCCGGCTGCTGCGCAAGGCCGGCAAGCCCGTGGTGCTGTGCGCCAACAAGGTCGACGGCCAGAGCGGCGAGGCCGACGCGGCGTATCTGTGGAACCTCGGTCTCGGCGAGCCCCATCCCGTCTCCGCCCTCCACGGCCGCGGCACCGGCGACATGCTGGACGCCGTCCTGGAGGCCCTGCCCGAGGCGCCCTCCCAGACCTTCGGCTCGGCGATCGGCGGGCCGCGCCGCATCGCCCTGATCGGCCGCCCGAACGTCGGCAAGTCCTCCCTGCTGAACAAGGTCGCGGGCGAGGAGCGCGTCGTCGTCAACGAACTCGCCGGCACCACCCGGGACCCCGTCGACGAGCTGATCGAACTCGGCGGCAAGACCTGGAAGTTCGTCGACACGGCCGGTATCCGCAAGCGGGTGCACCTCCAGCAGGGCGCGGACTACTACGCCTCGCTGCGCACCGCGGCCGCCGTGGAGAAGGCCGAGGTCGCGGTGGTGCTGATCGACGCCTCCGAGAACATCTCGGTCCAGGACCAGCGCATCGTCACCATGGCGGTGGAGGCGGGCCGGGCGCTCGTCCTCGCCTACAACAAGTGGGACACCCTCGACGAGGAGCGCCGCTACTACCTGGAGCGGGAGATCGAGACCGAGCTCGCCCAGGTCGCCTGGGCGCCGCGGGTGAACATCTCGGCGTCCACCGGGCGGCACACCGAGAAGCTGGTCCCGGCGATCGAGACCGCCCTCGCGGGCTGGGAGACCCGGGTGCCCACGGGCCGCCTGAACGCCTTCCTCGGCGAGCTGGTCGCCGCGCATCCGCACCCGGTCCGCGGCGGCAAGCAGCCGCGCATCCTCTTCGGCACCCAGGCGGGCACCAAGCCCCCGCGGTTCGTGCTCTTCGCCTCCGGTTTCATCGAGGCGGGCTACCGGCGCTTCATCGAGCGGCGGCTGCGCGAGGAGTTCGGCTTCGACGGGGCGCCCGTCCATATCTCCGTGCGGGTGCGCGAGAAGCGCGGCAAGAAGAAGTGA
- a CDS encoding MFS transporter yields the protein MSGTTTAAFGLRRRATGFRANRWIVLVVLCMSLLLVAVDATVLHVAMPAVTEDLRPGAIELLWIVDIYPLVCASLLILFGTLGDRVGRRRVLLLGYGLFGVASAVAALAHDAHLLIAARALLGVGGAMIMPATLSILRQVFPDRRERALAIGVWSAVAAVGAAVGPLVGGFLLEHFWWGSVFLINIPLMVVSLPVGRLLLPESKGDRDGPWDVVGALMAAAGLFGLVLGVKRLGGGERLLTPYTLLPLLLGAALVIGFVRRQRRREHPLVDLRLFARPAFSTSVGCIVLAMLALVGLELIAAQYLQLVLHLSPLRTGLRLLPLTFAAMAAGLVGSNMLRRLGPRRMVVLGFCLTAAAVIALTAMGGRDNPALLLSGFVLLGFGLETTLFGAYESMLNEAPQAQSGGAAAIGETSYQLGAGIGIALLGSVMNAAYAPGLSSVPGVPASASEAAGHSLGEAYEVAGRLGGARGAALRDAARDSFVHGLHMTLLVSAGLLLLGAVMALRLPRLMNCEAPPAAGSAAVPAPRGAADSRISA from the coding sequence ATGTCCGGGACGACCACGGCGGCCTTCGGGCTGCGCCGTCGGGCGACCGGGTTCCGGGCCAACCGCTGGATCGTTCTCGTCGTCCTCTGTATGAGCCTGCTGCTGGTCGCCGTCGACGCCACCGTGCTTCATGTCGCGATGCCCGCCGTCACCGAGGACCTCAGACCCGGCGCCATCGAACTGCTCTGGATCGTCGACATCTATCCGCTGGTCTGCGCCTCGCTGCTGATCCTCTTCGGCACGCTGGGCGACCGGGTCGGGCGCAGACGGGTCCTGCTGCTGGGATACGGCCTCTTCGGTGTCGCCTCCGCGGTGGCGGCCCTGGCCCATGACGCACACCTGTTGATCGCCGCGCGGGCGCTGCTCGGCGTCGGCGGCGCGATGATCATGCCGGCGACCCTGTCCATCCTCCGCCAGGTCTTCCCCGACCGGCGCGAGCGGGCGCTGGCGATCGGCGTCTGGAGCGCGGTGGCCGCGGTGGGGGCGGCGGTCGGACCGCTGGTCGGGGGCTTTCTGCTGGAGCACTTCTGGTGGGGCTCGGTCTTTCTGATCAACATCCCGCTGATGGTGGTCAGCCTGCCGGTCGGACGGCTGCTGCTGCCGGAGTCCAAGGGGGACCGCGACGGCCCCTGGGACGTGGTCGGCGCGCTGATGGCGGCGGCCGGCCTGTTCGGGCTCGTCCTGGGCGTCAAGCGGCTCGGCGGCGGGGAACGGCTGCTGACCCCGTACACCCTGCTGCCGCTGCTCCTGGGGGCGGCCCTGGTGATCGGCTTCGTCCGCCGGCAGCGGCGCCGTGAGCATCCCCTCGTGGATCTGCGGCTTTTCGCGCGCCCGGCGTTCAGCACGTCCGTCGGCTGCATCGTGCTGGCGATGCTCGCGCTGGTCGGCCTCGAGCTGATCGCGGCCCAGTACCTCCAGCTGGTGCTGCATCTCTCGCCGCTGCGGACGGGGCTGCGGCTGCTTCCCCTGACGTTCGCGGCGATGGCGGCGGGTCTGGTCGGCTCGAACATGCTGCGCCGGCTCGGCCCCCGGCGCATGGTCGTCCTGGGCTTCTGTCTCACGGCGGCGGCGGTGATCGCGCTGACCGCGATGGGCGGACGGGACAACCCGGCGCTGCTGCTGTCCGGCTTCGTGCTGCTCGGCTTCGGCCTGGAGACGACGCTCTTCGGGGCGTACGAGTCGATGCTCAACGAGGCCCCGCAGGCGCAGTCCGGCGGTGCGGCGGCGATCGGCGAGACGTCGTACCAGCTGGGGGCGGGGATCGGGATAGCGCTGCTGGGCAGCGTGATGAACGCGGCGTATGCGCCGGGTCTGTCGTCGGTGCCGGGGGTTCCGGCCTCGGCCTCCGAGGCCGCCGGTCATTCGCTGGGAGAGGCCTATGAGGTGGCGGGCCGGCTGGGCGGCGCGCGGGGTGCGGCCCTGCGGGACGCGGCGCGCGATTCCTTCGTCCACGGCCTGCATATGACGCTGCTGGTCAGTGCGGGGCTGTTGCTGCTGGGCGCGGTGATGGCGCTGAGGCTGCCGCGGCTCATGAACTGCGAGGCGCCGCCCGCGGCGGGCTCGGCCGCGGTTCCCGCACCGCGGGGTGCCGCGGACTCCCGTATCTCGGCG
- a CDS encoding I78 family peptidase inhibitor produces the protein MAPIPSSGKEPDDSPDGYVGLEAGRAERLARERGWSPVRSLPPGAIITLEYRVGRLNFEVADGRVRRCWKG, from the coding sequence ATGGCACCCATTCCCTCTTCCGGCAAGGAACCCGACGACTCCCCGGACGGCTATGTAGGTCTGGAGGCGGGCCGTGCCGAGCGGCTCGCCCGGGAGCGCGGCTGGAGCCCGGTCCGCTCGCTGCCGCCGGGGGCGATCATCACCCTGGAGTACCGCGTCGGGCGGCTGAACTTCGAGGTCGCGGACGGCAGGGTCAGACGCTGCTGGAAGGGCTGA
- a CDS encoding membrane protein: protein MTDLDTRTAPPRPGSRYTGALHRAVPALAAYAAVRALGLVVLSLWSAARGSSPHTLLSARWDSLWYTRVASLGYGYEIRLPNGDVHSDLAFFPLLPWLERLGATLTPLSYADTGLLVSALASLAAAWGIFSVVDHVYGTEEGPQALRGEGAGHGRTGVYAVVLWAALPVGIVQSMAYSESLFTALAAWSLYAVLTRRWVTAGVLASLAGLTRPVGLAVVAAVWAAALVSWVRERRALPAAGAPWPRRALGMLLAPLGAAGYVLWVGRRTGGGPLGYLDVQAGWRNGFDGGLAFARFIADKFTSPPSAAAGVGLILGVALLLWLYMVCVRQGQPLPLLVYAGVVTALALCASSYFGSKPRLLLPAFPLLLPLARTLSRARPPRAAAVLGGVAVASAVYGAFWLNGSGPP, encoded by the coding sequence GTGACCGACCTCGACACACGCACGGCGCCGCCCCGTCCCGGCTCCCGGTACACCGGCGCCCTGCACCGGGCCGTCCCCGCTCTGGCGGCGTACGCGGCCGTGCGCGCCCTGGGCCTGGTCGTGCTCTCCCTGTGGAGCGCGGCGCGCGGCAGCAGCCCGCACACCCTGCTCTCGGCCCGCTGGGACTCGCTCTGGTACACCCGGGTCGCCTCCCTGGGATACGGCTACGAGATCCGCCTCCCGAACGGCGACGTCCACTCCGACCTGGCGTTCTTCCCCCTGCTGCCCTGGCTCGAGCGGCTCGGCGCGACACTGACCCCGCTGTCGTACGCCGATACGGGTCTGCTGGTCTCGGCGCTCGCCTCGCTCGCCGCGGCCTGGGGGATCTTCTCCGTCGTCGACCATGTGTACGGCACGGAGGAAGGCCCGCAGGCCCTGCGGGGCGAGGGCGCGGGGCACGGGCGGACCGGCGTCTACGCGGTGGTGCTGTGGGCGGCGCTGCCGGTCGGGATCGTGCAGTCGATGGCGTACAGCGAGTCCCTGTTCACGGCGCTGGCCGCCTGGTCCCTGTACGCGGTCCTGACCCGCCGCTGGGTGACGGCGGGGGTGCTGGCCTCGCTGGCGGGGCTGACCCGGCCGGTGGGTCTTGCGGTGGTCGCGGCCGTGTGGGCGGCGGCCCTCGTCTCCTGGGTGCGGGAGCGGCGGGCGCTCCCGGCGGCGGGCGCCCCGTGGCCGCGCCGGGCCCTCGGCATGCTCCTCGCCCCCCTCGGCGCGGCCGGCTATGTGCTGTGGGTCGGCCGTCGCACCGGCGGGGGTCCCCTCGGTTATCTCGACGTCCAGGCGGGCTGGCGCAACGGCTTCGACGGGGGCCTCGCCTTCGCCCGCTTCATCGCCGACAAGTTCACCTCGCCCCCCTCGGCCGCGGCCGGCGTCGGGCTGATCCTCGGGGTGGCGCTGCTCCTGTGGCTGTACATGGTGTGCGTGCGCCAGGGCCAGCCGCTGCCGTTGCTGGTGTACGCGGGGGTCGTCACCGCACTGGCCCTGTGCGCATCGAGCTACTTCGGCTCCAAACCGCGGCTGCTGCTGCCCGCCTTCCCCTTGCTGCTGCCCCTCGCCCGGACACTCTCCCGGGCCCGTCCGCCGAGGGCGGCGGCGGTCCTCGGGGGTGTGGCGGTGGCGTCCGCCGTCTATGGGGCCTTCTGGCTGAACGGCTCCGGCCCGCCATGA
- the cmk gene encoding (d)CMP kinase — MENGAARTVPAVIVAIDGPSGTGKSSTSKAVAAQLGLSYLDTGAQYRAITWWMVSNGIDIGDPTAVAAVAGKPEIVSGTDPSAPTITVDGTDVSGPIRSQEVTSKVSAVSAVPEVRTRITELQRSYAAAAETGIVVEGRDIGTTVLPDADLKIFLTASPEARAARRSGELKGADVQATREALIKRDAADSGRKASPLAKADDAVEVDTTDLTLQQVIECVVTLVEEKRAAG; from the coding sequence GTGGAAAACGGCGCCGCCCGGACCGTCCCGGCAGTGATTGTCGCCATCGACGGCCCCTCCGGCACGGGCAAGTCGAGCACCTCGAAGGCCGTGGCCGCACAGCTCGGACTGAGCTATCTGGACACCGGGGCGCAGTACCGGGCGATCACCTGGTGGATGGTGAGCAACGGGATCGACATCGGCGACCCGACGGCGGTCGCGGCGGTGGCGGGCAAGCCGGAGATCGTCTCCGGCACCGACCCGTCGGCGCCCACCATCACGGTGGACGGCACGGACGTCTCCGGTCCGATCCGCAGCCAGGAGGTCACCTCCAAGGTCAGCGCGGTCAGCGCGGTGCCCGAGGTGCGGACCCGGATCACCGAGCTGCAGCGCTCCTACGCCGCCGCCGCGGAGACCGGCATAGTCGTCGAAGGCCGCGACATCGGCACCACCGTGCTGCCCGACGCCGACCTGAAGATCTTCCTCACCGCCTCCCCGGAGGCCCGCGCCGCCCGCCGCAGCGGGGAACTCAAGGGCGCGGACGTCCAGGCCACCCGCGAGGCCCTGATCAAGCGGGACGCGGCCGACTCCGGCCGTAAGGCGTCCCCGCTGGCCAAGGCGGACGACGCGGTCGAGGTGGACACCACCGACCTCACCCTCCAGCAGGTCATCGAATGCGTGGTCACCCTCGTCGAGGAGAAGCGGGCCGCCGGATGA
- the ctaD gene encoding aa3-type cytochrome oxidase subunit I: protein MGTDTARAVGEPLETRSPGRLVVDWLTTTDHKKIGHLYLITSFAFFLAGGVMALLMRAELARPGLQLMSETQYNQLFTLHGTIMLLLFATPTFAGFANEIMPLQIGSPDVAFPRLNMLSYWLFLFGGLIVLGSLAVPSGAADYGWFAYAPLNSRQHSPGLGPDLWIMGLALAGFGTILGAVNFLTTILGMRAPGMTMFRMPIFTWNILFTSILVLMAFPPLAAALLVLEADRRFGSQVFEAANGGALLWQHLFWFFGHPEVYIIALPFFGIITEIIPVFSRKPIFGYLTLVGATMAITGLSVVVWAHHMFATGAVLLPFFSFTSFLIAVPTGVKFFNWSGTMLRGALSFETPMLWATGFLVSFLFGGLTGVILASPPLDFHVTDSYFVVAHFHYVVFGTVVFATFGGFYFWWPKFTGKMLDERLGKIHFWTLFVGFHTTFLVQHWLGAEGMPRRYADYLAADGFTALNTVSTIGAFLLGVSTLPFLHNVWRTARYGARVEVDDPWGYGRSLEWATSCPPPRHNFVTLPRVRSESPAFDLHHPAYAATERPAPEPGTAGPAPS, encoded by the coding sequence ATGGGGACGGACACGGCACGGGCGGTCGGGGAGCCTCTGGAGACGAGGTCGCCGGGGCGGCTGGTCGTCGACTGGCTGACCACCACCGACCACAAGAAGATCGGGCACCTCTACCTGATCACGTCGTTCGCGTTCTTCCTGGCCGGCGGGGTCATGGCCCTGCTGATGCGCGCCGAGCTGGCCCGGCCGGGGCTGCAGCTCATGAGCGAGACCCAGTACAACCAGCTGTTCACCCTGCACGGCACGATCATGCTGCTGCTGTTCGCGACGCCGACCTTCGCGGGCTTCGCCAACGAGATCATGCCGCTGCAGATCGGCTCCCCCGATGTGGCGTTCCCCCGGCTGAACATGCTGTCCTACTGGCTGTTCCTGTTCGGCGGGCTGATCGTGCTGGGCTCGCTCGCGGTGCCGAGCGGTGCGGCCGACTACGGCTGGTTCGCCTACGCCCCGCTCAACAGCCGACAGCACTCGCCCGGCCTCGGCCCCGACCTGTGGATCATGGGACTGGCCCTGGCCGGCTTCGGCACGATCCTCGGGGCGGTGAACTTCCTGACCACGATCCTGGGGATGCGGGCGCCGGGGATGACGATGTTCCGGATGCCGATCTTCACCTGGAACATCCTGTTCACCTCGATCCTGGTGCTGATGGCCTTCCCGCCGCTCGCGGCGGCGCTGCTGGTCCTGGAGGCGGACCGGCGGTTCGGCTCGCAGGTGTTCGAGGCCGCCAACGGCGGGGCGCTGCTGTGGCAGCACCTGTTCTGGTTCTTCGGCCATCCCGAGGTGTACATCATCGCCCTGCCGTTCTTCGGGATCATCACGGAGATCATCCCGGTCTTCAGCCGGAAGCCGATCTTCGGCTATCTGACGCTGGTCGGCGCGACCATGGCGATCACGGGTCTGTCGGTGGTCGTCTGGGCGCACCACATGTTCGCCACGGGCGCGGTGCTGCTGCCGTTCTTCTCCTTCACGTCGTTCCTGATCGCGGTGCCGACCGGGGTGAAGTTCTTCAACTGGTCCGGCACGATGCTCAGGGGGGCGCTGTCCTTCGAGACCCCGATGCTGTGGGCGACCGGCTTCCTGGTGTCGTTCCTGTTCGGCGGGCTGACCGGGGTGATCCTGGCCTCGCCGCCGCTGGACTTCCATGTCACCGACTCGTACTTCGTGGTGGCCCACTTCCACTATGTGGTCTTCGGCACCGTCGTCTTCGCGACCTTCGGCGGCTTCTACTTCTGGTGGCCCAAGTTCACCGGGAAGATGCTCGACGAGCGCCTGGGCAAGATCCACTTCTGGACGCTGTTCGTCGGCTTCCACACCACCTTCCTGGTGCAGCACTGGCTGGGCGCCGAGGGCATGCCGCGCCGCTACGCGGACTATCTGGCCGCCGACGGCTTCACCGCCCTCAACACCGTGTCGACGATCGGCGCGTTCCTGCTCGGCGTCTCCACCCTGCCCTTCCTGCACAACGTATGGAGGACCGCCCGGTACGGGGCCAGGGTCGAGGTCGACGACCCCTGGGGCTACGGGCGCTCCCTGGAGTGGGCGACCTCCTGCCCGCCGCCGCGGCACAACTTCGTCACGCTCCCCCGGGTCCGCTCCGAGTCCCCGGCGTTCGATCTGCACCACCCGGCGTACGCCGCGACGGAACGCCCCGCCCCGGAGCCGGGGACGGCCGGTCCCGCGCCGTCCTGA
- a CDS encoding prephenate dehydrogenase, whose amino-acid sequence MKSALVIGTGLIGTSAALALASRGVLVHLADQDPDQARTAAVLGAGTEEPPEEPVDLVIVAAPPAHVAAALADAMRRGLGRGYLDVASVKGGPRRELEALGLDLTAYIGTHPMSGRERSGPLAATSDLFEGRPWVLTPARDTDTEVLNLALELVSHCRGVPVVMDADAHDRAVALVSHMPHLVSSLVAARLEHAEDTAVRLCGQGIRDVTRIAASDPRMWIDILSANPGPVADLLSEVADDLDETVRALRALQSPDEAKRRKGTDGIHEVLRRGNAGQVRVPGKHGSAPRVYETVALLIDDQPGQLARIFADADMAGVNIEDVRIEHATGQQAGLVQLMVEQKAAPGLSAALRERGWTIRQ is encoded by the coding sequence GTGAAGTCCGCACTTGTCATCGGCACCGGTCTGATCGGCACCTCGGCGGCCCTCGCGCTCGCCTCCCGAGGCGTCCTGGTGCACCTGGCCGACCAGGACCCCGACCAGGCCCGCACGGCGGCGGTGCTCGGCGCCGGCACCGAGGAGCCGCCCGAGGAGCCCGTCGACCTGGTGATCGTCGCGGCCCCGCCGGCGCATGTGGCCGCCGCCCTCGCCGACGCCATGCGGCGTGGCCTGGGACGCGGCTACCTCGATGTGGCCAGCGTCAAGGGCGGTCCGCGTCGCGAGCTGGAGGCGCTCGGTCTCGACCTGACCGCCTATATCGGCACCCATCCCATGTCGGGCCGTGAGAGGTCCGGGCCCCTGGCCGCCACCAGCGATCTCTTCGAGGGCCGTCCCTGGGTGCTCACCCCGGCCCGGGACACCGACACCGAGGTGCTGAACCTCGCCCTCGAGCTGGTCTCGCACTGCCGCGGAGTGCCGGTGGTGATGGACGCCGACGCCCACGACCGGGCCGTGGCGCTGGTCTCGCACATGCCCCATCTGGTCTCCAGCCTGGTGGCCGCGCGCCTGGAGCACGCCGAGGACACCGCGGTACGGCTGTGCGGGCAGGGCATCCGGGACGTGACCCGGATCGCGGCGTCCGACCCCCGGATGTGGATCGACATCCTGTCCGCCAACCCCGGTCCCGTCGCCGACCTGCTCTCCGAGGTCGCCGACGACCTCGACGAGACCGTGCGGGCCCTGCGCGCCCTCCAGTCCCCCGACGAGGCCAAGCGGCGCAAGGGCACCGACGGGATCCACGAGGTGCTGCGCCGCGGCAACGCCGGCCAGGTCCGGGTGCCCGGCAAGCACGGCAGCGCCCCGCGGGTGTACGAGACCGTGGCCCTCCTCATCGACGACCAGCCCGGCCAGCTGGCCCGCATCTTCGCGGACGCGGACATGGCGGGGGTCAACATCGAGGACGTCCGTATCGAGCATGCGACCGGTCAGCAGGCGGGCCTGGTCCAGTTGATGGTGGAGCAGAAGGCGGCCCCGGGGCTGAGCGCGGCGCTGCGCGAGCGGGGCTGGACGATCCGCCAGTAG
- a CDS encoding phosphatase PAP2 family protein — protein MRTERKLSRLDRVFARLDREPERPAHIDVPRMSRHRVVLFSATLAFYTAIVWAVVVSSWLVRLDWQVMFFRPYQQWPQIHAFLDYYVVLGQRGPTAVMVAAWLGWRSWRQHTLRPLLTLGAALLLLNITVGAAKYGMGRLGPHYATVIGSNEMWRGGDIFPSGHTANAVVTWGILAYLASTPRARRWLSALSAVVSLGVGLTTVYLGTHWLSDVLLGWAAGLLILLALPWVEPPIARAETAILALRDRLRGRRALPMPAPAPVGAPSLVVTPRTTAKEEAPAREPVGVTRTSRAPVYMAPGPHTSRAERSPVTPVGSRRPSHSDRVARGTPSARPVAGAGS, from the coding sequence GTGCGTACCGAACGAAAGCTGAGTCGTCTGGACCGGGTCTTCGCCCGGTTGGACCGTGAGCCGGAACGGCCGGCCCACATCGACGTGCCCAGGATGAGCCGGCACCGAGTGGTCCTCTTCTCGGCAACTCTGGCCTTCTACACGGCGATCGTGTGGGCCGTCGTCGTCTCCTCATGGCTGGTCCGGCTCGACTGGCAGGTCATGTTCTTCCGGCCGTACCAGCAGTGGCCGCAGATCCACGCGTTCCTCGACTACTACGTGGTGCTGGGCCAGCGCGGCCCCACCGCGGTGATGGTCGCCGCCTGGCTGGGCTGGCGGTCCTGGCGGCAGCACACCCTGCGCCCGCTGCTCACGCTCGGCGCCGCGCTGCTGCTGCTCAACATCACGGTGGGCGCGGCCAAGTACGGGATGGGCCGGCTGGGACCGCACTACGCGACCGTCATCGGATCGAACGAGATGTGGCGCGGCGGCGATATATTCCCTTCGGGCCACACCGCGAACGCCGTGGTCACCTGGGGGATCCTGGCCTATCTGGCCTCCACCCCGCGGGCCAGGCGCTGGCTGTCCGCGCTCTCCGCGGTGGTCTCCCTGGGCGTCGGCCTGACCACGGTCTACCTCGGTACGCACTGGCTGAGCGATGTGCTCCTCGGCTGGGCCGCGGGGCTGCTGATCCTGCTCGCCCTGCCCTGGGTCGAGCCGCCGATCGCCCGCGCCGAGACGGCCATCCTCGCGCTGCGGGACCGCCTGCGCGGCCGCCGCGCCCTGCCGATGCCCGCTCCGGCCCCGGTCGGCGCGCCCTCGCTGGTCGTCACACCGCGTACGACGGCCAAGGAGGAGGCCCCGGCCCGCGAGCCGGTGGGGGTCACCCGGACCTCCCGCGCACCGGTCTACATGGCGCCCGGCCCGCACACCAGCCGTGCCGAACGCTCCCCGGTCACCCCGGTGGGCAGCCGTCGCCCGTCGCACTCGGACCGGGTGGCGCGCGGCACCCCCTCGGCCCGGCCGGTGGCGGGCGCGGGCAGCTGA